The bacterium genomic interval ATATAGCACATTTGCATAATATATATTCTCGGATTTCTCCATCAATCTTACAGGTTTTGGAGAAATATGAAATCCCTTCTATTATGACATTGCATGATTATAAACTAATATGTCCTGTTTATAGCTTTCTGTCAAATGGAAAGATATGTGAAAGATGTAAAAGATATAAATATTACAATGCAGTCTTACAAAGATGTAATAAAGGTTCCATCGGGGCAAGTGTAGTAAATTGCCTTGAACTTTATATTCATAAGGTAATGAAACTTTATGAAGGTATAAAAATGTTCATTGCACCAAGTGAGTTTATGAGAAATAAAATGATTGAATTTGGTCTGGATAGAAATAAAATACTCCACATCCCTAATTTTATTAATTTCAATGAGTATTCTCCATTTTATGATTTTAAAGATTACTTTGTTTATGTGGGAAGAATATCTCCGGAGAAGGGAATAATTACCTTGATTGAGGCAATCAAATATTTAAATATTAATACGAAGCTATATCTAATTGGTGAAGGACCTTATGAAGAAAAAGTTAAACAAATTGCCAGAGGGATTAAAAATGTTAATTTTGTAGGTTATCAGAGAGGAGATGAATTAAAATCAACTATAAAAGAGAGTATGTTTGTCATTGTTCCTTCAGAGTGGTACGAAAATTTCCCATTTGCAATACTTGAGGCATTTGCTTTAGGTAAACCTGTAATAGGTTCAAATATTGGTGGTCTTCCAGAATTGATAAAAGATAAATTTAATGGCTTGTTATTTGAACCAAAGAATGTAAATGATTTAGCCAATAAGATACAATATTTATTAGAAAATAAAGAGATTATACCTACTCTGGGGAAAAATGCAAGAAGGCTAATCGAAGAAAAGTATAATTCTCAAATCCATTACCAGGAACTTATGGAGGTTTATAAAAGGGTTAGACGATGAAAATAGCAATGATTGGACAAAAATCTATTCCAGGAATATACGGTGGAATTGATAAACATGTGGAAGAATTAAGCATACGAATTGCTTCAAAAGGGCATGAGGTATTGGTGTATAACAGGCCCCATTACTCATCTGTTAAAGGACAATGGCATGGAATCACGGTAAAGAATATTCCATCCATACCAACAAAATCCCTTGAGACTATCACGCATACTTTCTTATGTTCATTGGATGTTCTGATTCAAAAGGTTGATATTGTCCATTTCCACGGAATAGGGCAATCAGTCTTTTCCTTTATACCAGGACTTTTTAATAAAAAGACAGTTGTTACCCTTCATGGATTAGGATGGCAAGAGAGAAAATGGGGAAGAATTAGCCGTGGACTGCTCAAGGTAGGAGAATATACTGCGCCACGATTTCCTCATAAAACTACGGTGGTATCTAAACTGTTAAAAGAGTATTATAAGAATAAGCATAATAAAGAAGTTATCTGGATTCCAAATGGGGTGGAAACTTCCGAACCAGTTATTATAAATAAGATTAAAAAGTATGGATTGACTAAAGATGGTTATATTCTCTTTGTAGGTAGATTGACTCAGGATAAAGGATGTCATTATCTACTTGAAGCGTTTAATCAAATAAATGGAGAATTAACATTGGTTATAGCAGGAGACTCGAGTTATACAGATGTTTATACAGCATCCTTGAAAAAGTATCAGAATGAAAAGGTATTATTTCTTGGGCAGGTAGATAAGGAAATATTAGCTGAGTTATATTCTAATGCCTATCTTTATGTCCATCCATCAGAGGTTGAAGGAATGTCTCTTGCATTACTTGAAGCAATGAGTTATGGTAATTGTGTCTTAGTCAGTAATATCCCTGAAAACTTAGAGGTAATTAATGGATATGGTTATACCTTTGGAAACAAGGACTCCAAAGACCTTCAGGGGATGTTGAGGCAACTCCTTGAAAACAAGAAAATGGTTAATGCCAAAAAAGAAGGGGCTAAAAGGCATGTCTTGACAAACTATTCCTGGGACAAAATAGTCAATATGTATGAGGAGTTGTATTGTTCTCTGCTGAAATGAGCAAGCAGGGAATTCACGACAAAGTAGGAAGTAGGAGAGTAGGAGAGTAGGAGAGTAGGAAAGGGGGAGACATTGCCCCCCAGAAGAGGAATACCGTGCACCTCCTTTATCCCTTTCCTACTTACCTACTACCTACTTGCCTACTATTTTCATTCCCCCAAA includes:
- a CDS encoding glycosyltransferase family 4 protein — encoded protein: MKIAMIGQKSIPGIYGGIDKHVEELSIRIASKGHEVLVYNRPHYSSVKGQWHGITVKNIPSIPTKSLETITHTFLCSLDVLIQKVDIVHFHGIGQSVFSFIPGLFNKKTVVTLHGLGWQERKWGRISRGLLKVGEYTAPRFPHKTTVVSKLLKEYYKNKHNKEVIWIPNGVETSEPVIINKIKKYGLTKDGYILFVGRLTQDKGCHYLLEAFNQINGELTLVIAGDSSYTDVYTASLKKYQNEKVLFLGQVDKEILAELYSNAYLYVHPSEVEGMSLALLEAMSYGNCVLVSNIPENLEVINGYGYTFGNKDSKDLQGMLRQLLENKKMVNAKKEGAKRHVLTNYSWDKIVNMYEELYCSLLK
- a CDS encoding glycosyltransferase family 4 protein; the protein is MKILLVNNYYYLRGGSERYFFNLFNLLKEADHEVIPFSVKDERNIASPYEKYFAQSIHFNNYKLSIKNIKISLNAIYSIEAKKKIESLINEIKPDIAHLHNIYSRISPSILQVLEKYEIPSIMTLHDYKLICPVYSFLSNGKICERCKRYKYYNAVLQRCNKGSIGASVVNCLELYIHKVMKLYEGIKMFIAPSEFMRNKMIEFGLDRNKILHIPNFINFNEYSPFYDFKDYFVYVGRISPEKGIITLIEAIKYLNINTKLYLIGEGPYEEKVKQIARGIKNVNFVGYQRGDELKSTIKESMFVIVPSEWYENFPFAILEAFALGKPVIGSNIGGLPELIKDKFNGLLFEPKNVNDLANKIQYLLENKEIIPTLGKNARRLIEEKYNSQIHYQELMEVYKRVRR